In Marinobacter sp. M3C, the genomic stretch CTTAATCTGGAAGCCGACACGATCGGCTTTGCCGGTCTGCGGATTAAAAATAGCCACGTTAGAAGCCTGGATAGGCGCTTCTTTTTCGACGATGCCACCAGGGGTGCTCAGCGCCGGGTTTGGTTTGGTGTGCTTCTTCATCATGTTGATGCCAGAAACAATTACCTTACCATCGTCCTGAACTTTCAGGACTTTACCACGTTTGCCTTTGTCTTTCCCCGTAGTGACGATTACTTCGTCATCTCGTTTGATCTTTTTCATGTCCGGCCTCTGGTCCTTTAAAGTACTTCGGGTGCCAGTGAGATAATCTTCATGAACTTCTCATTTCGCAATTCACGGGTAACCGGTCCGAAGATACGGGTACCAATGGGTGCGTCCTGGGCGTTCAGAAGTACGGCCGCGTTGCCATCAAAACGGATCAGAGATCCATCTGGACGACGCACACCTTTACGGGTGCGCACTACGACAGCCTTCAGTACCTGGCCTTTTTTCACTTTACCGCGGGGAATGGCTTCCTTAACGGTTACCTTGATAATGTCCCCGATTGCAGCATAACGCCTGTGTGAACCGCCCAGGACCTTGATGCACATCACCTGACGCGCACCGCTGTTATCCGCGACTTCAAGCATTGTTTGAGTCTGAATCATGGTTGTTCTCCGGGCGATTTACACCTTGGATGCATGTTCAGTGACTTCCACTAAGGCCCAGCTTTTGGTCTTGGAGACCGGGCGGGTTTCCTTAATGATCACACTGTCACCAATATTGCACTGGTTGCTCTCATCATGAGCATGGATCTTGGTTGAACGCTTCATGTACTTACCGTACAGAGGGTGCTTTACCTGACGCTCGACCAACACCACGATGGACTTCTCCATCTTGTTGCTCACGACCTTGCCGCTCAGAGTTCTGGCAGTTTGGGTAGTTTCGGTCATGTCACTGTCCTGCCTTTTCGTTCAATACTGTTTTCACGCGAGCAATATCACGCTTCACCCCAGGGAGAAGATGAGACTGATTCAGCTGACCTGTTGCCTTACGCATGCGCAGATTAAACTGCTCTTTCAGGAGACCGATCAGATCTTTGTTCAGCTCCTCGGCTGACTTTGCACGCAGCTCTGTTGCTTTCATCACATCACCGTCCTCGTTACGAAGGTGGTCTGTACCGGCAGCTTCGCAGCCGCCAGAGTGAAAGCTTCGCGTGCGATTTCTTCAGTCACACCTTCCATCTCATAGAGCATACGGCCCGGCTGAACTTCAGCCACCCAGTACTCGACAGAACCTTTACCTTTACCCATACGAACTTCCAGCGGCTTGCCAGTAATCGGCTTGTCCGGGAAGACGCGAATCCAAATCTTACCGCCCCGCTTGATTTTACGGGTCATGGTACGACGTGCGGCTTCAATCTGGCGAGCAGTTATACGCCCGCGAGTAACCGCCTTCAATCCGTATTCACCGAAGCTCACCTTGTTAGCGCGGTGAGCAAGGCCGGTGTTACGGCCTTTCATTACCTTG encodes the following:
- the rplX gene encoding 50S ribosomal protein L24, which codes for MKKIKRDDEVIVTTGKDKGKRGKVLKVQDDGKVIVSGINMMKKHTKPNPALSTPGGIVEKEAPIQASNVAIFNPQTGKADRVGFQIKEDGAKQRIFKATQEAVDNQ
- the rplN gene encoding 50S ribosomal protein L14, which codes for MIQTQTMLEVADNSGARQVMCIKVLGGSHRRYAAIGDIIKVTVKEAIPRGKVKKGQVLKAVVVRTRKGVRRPDGSLIRFDGNAAVLLNAQDAPIGTRIFGPVTRELRNEKFMKIISLAPEVL
- the rpsQ gene encoding 30S ribosomal protein S17 encodes the protein MTETTQTARTLSGKVVSNKMEKSIVVLVERQVKHPLYGKYMKRSTKIHAHDESNQCNIGDSVIIKETRPVSKTKSWALVEVTEHASKV
- the rpmC gene encoding 50S ribosomal protein L29 yields the protein MKATELRAKSAEELNKDLIGLLKEQFNLRMRKATGQLNQSHLLPGVKRDIARVKTVLNEKAGQ
- the rplP gene encoding 50S ribosomal protein L16 is translated as MLQPKRTKFRKVMKGRNTGLAHRANKVSFGEYGLKAVTRGRITARQIEAARRTMTRKIKRGGKIWIRVFPDKPITGKPLEVRMGKGKGSVEYWVAEVQPGRMLYEMEGVTEEIAREAFTLAAAKLPVQTTFVTRTVM